From Penicillium psychrofluorescens genome assembly, chromosome: 1, one genomic window encodes:
- a CDS encoding uncharacterized protein (ID:PFLUO_000847-T1.cds;~source:funannotate): MGLQKKSRKYAQVKRAITLRDNRLKENQKTDKKGKSEKDDLVREAPQAPSSLFFQFNTALAPPYSVLVDTNFISHTIQHKLEVIPTMMDCLYAKCIPIVTDCVLAELEKLGPKYRLALRVAKDPRFERVKCDHKGTYADDCLVDRVIKHRVYIVATNDRDLKRRIRKIPGAPIMSVARGKYLIERLPDAPEK, translated from the exons ATGGGCCTTCAAAAGAAGTCCCGCAAGTATGCTCAAGTTAAGAGAGCCATCACGTTGCGTGATAATCGCCT AAAGGAAAACCAAAAGACGGACAAGAAAGGCAAATCTGAGAAGGATGACCTGGTCAGAGAAGC TCCTCAAGCCCCGTCATCCCTTTTCTTCCAGTTCAATACGGCTCTCGCCCCCCCATACTCGGTCCTCGTCGATACCAACTTCATCTCTCACACCATTCAGCACAAACTGGAAGTTATCCCGACCATGATGGACTGCCTTTATGCCAAGTGCATTCCGATTGTCACTGATTGCGTGCTTGCCGAATTGGAAAAACTTGGTCCGAAATACCGATTGGCCTTGCGTGTTGCTAAGGATCCACGCTTCGAGAGAGTTAAGTGTGACCACAAAGGGACATATGCAGATGATTGTCTTGTTGACCGAGTCATCAAACACCGCGTGTATATTGTGGCGACGAATGATCGTGATCTCAAGAGACGGATCCG GAAAATTCCCGGTGCTCCAATCATGAGTGTTGCGCGGGGAAAGTATCTCATTGAGCGACTCCCAGATGCCCCGGAGAAGTGA
- a CDS encoding uncharacterized protein (ID:PFLUO_000848-T1.cds;~source:funannotate): protein MGIPYLTKHLLPFAESVVLGPSDSECPSVRDVVIDGPSLVYQVYLRLLAWSDPSTDVLAVQPTCQQVSVGVLGYLLQLAKLGVQVHGIFFDGALPMSKRETRLARLEKSRHRLELFRCINLPSSGSRSCGVASVQPAQLWRSRSVPTRWKNIPENPFMVSAVYEDLRCRWTKESIADLHGELSCCLADFGEHPWAGITVMAPGEADAMCALVSNQTGAAVLTNDSDLLLHDLGPHGSVVFLDSVQMPGATWETVDSDIQGLRLSPHSLAGRLGMPSVQRFAYELKTSPHLRLPELIRKSKEDLGAQSLPNSYPEFLQEYQHDLGLSSTGTGRSLDPRVSELFWQYELPETYCPMDQPHVYLGILNEDHARRCAWEDGRFYRSLGYSLFNLSRPSSNQFTLVHEYVRRGGRIVADQITLAGAKTVDSDLDLLRKRLSLARSAFGNGLSPFSFWALFALSDICHHASASWTAPSLERFLARGFMAKRAEWVDHHLLAQIQAVLYSLRILKQLLEMTTRDSSTKSLFGDLPPLHILARSRLEMVGSFSDQDLVHRLVSCMFHTCC, encoded by the exons ATGGGCATTCCCTACCTGACGAAACACCTGCTCCCCTTTGCTGAATCGGTCGTGCTGGGTCCGTCGGACTCGGAGTGTCCATCGGTGCGGGATGTGGTGATCGATGGACCCAGCCTGGTGTACCAGGTCTACCTGCGCCTCCTAGCCTGGTCCGACCCCAGCACCGATGTGCTCGCCGTCCAACCGACCTGCCAACAGGTCAGTGTCGGCGTGCTGGGCTATCTACTTCAATTGGCCAAACTAGGCGTGCAGGT GCACGGGATATTCTTCGATGGCGCATTGCCCATGTCGAAAAGAGAGACCCGGCTTGCGCGGCTCGAAAAATCGAGGCACCGCCTGGAGCTGTTCCGTTGCATAAACCTCCCGTCTTCCGGGTCCCGGTCCTGCGGAGTGGCCTCGGTCCAGCCGGCCCAGCTCTGGCGGAGCCGAAGTGTGCCAACACGATGGAAGAACATCCCAGAGAATCCATTCATGGTCTCGGCGGTGTATGAGGACCTCAGGTGCCGCTGGACCAAGGAAAGCATTGCGGATCTCCACGGCGAACTCAGTTGCTGTCTAGCGGACTTCGGAGAGCACCCGTGGGCTGGCATCACAGTGATGGCTCCCGGGGAAGCCGATGCCATGTGCGCCCTGGTATCCAACCAAACGGGCGCCGCAGTCTTAACAAATGATTCCGACCTTTTGCTCCACGACCTGGGTCCCCATGGCTCCGTGGTCTTCCTAGACTCGGTGCAAATGCCAGGGGCCACCTGGGAGACGGTTGATTCTGATATCCAGGGGCTGAGATTATCCCCACATTCTCTCGCTGGTCGTTTGGGGATGCCAAGTGTCCAACGTTTCGCCTACGAATTGAAGACAAGCCCCCACCTGCGTTTGCCGGAACTCATCCGAAAGTCCAAGGAAGATTTGGGAGCTCAGTCACTACCGAATAGCTATCCTGAATTCCTCCAAGAATACCAGCACGACCTCGGCCTTTCTTCTACGGGAACTGGTAGATCACTGGATCCTCGAGTATCTGAATTGTTTTGGCAGTACGAGCTTCCTGAGACTTATTGCCCAATGGACCAACCACACGTCTACCTGGGCATCCTAAACGAGGATCATGCCAGACGGTGTGCATGGGAAGACGGTCGGTTTTACCGGTCTCTGGGTTACTCTCTTTTCAACCTGTCACGCCCCTCTTCCAATCAATTTACACTCGTCCATGAATATGTTCGAAGAGGTGGGCGAATTGTAGCGGATCAGATTACCCTCGCGGGTGCGAAGACAGTCGACTCGGACTTGGATCTGTTACGAAAGCGCTTGAGCTTGGCACGGTCTGCGTTTGGCAATGGCCTGTCCCCGTTCAGCTTTTGGGCGCTTTTTGCTCTGTCGGATATCTGCCACCACGCCTCCGCCTCGTGGACGGCTCCCAGCTTGGAGAGATTCTTAGCGAGAGGCTTTATGGCCAAAAGAGCCGAATGGGTAGACCATCACCTCCTtgcccagatccaggccgTGCTGTACTCGCTCCGCATCCTCAAGCAGCTCCTGGAGATGACAACGCGGGACTCTTCCACCAAGTCCCTGTTCGGCGACTTACCGCCGCTACATATTCTAGCCCGATCACGGCTCGAGATGGTTGGGAGTTTTTCTGACCAGGACCTAGTTCATCGTTTGGTGAGTTGCATGTTCCATACGTGCTGTTGA
- a CDS encoding uncharacterized protein (ID:PFLUO_000849-T1.cds;~source:funannotate), with amino-acid sequence MPSVANETFDLPLAKRQKRSENQPDRRIQHGSKIFSPFRTLGLVSPTAVPFTSIRLGKSTFQITTSVGHSLQTYDLRRGLNLVFLSRPQTPDVITATCAWQDRVFAAWGHPRPGAPGGVWVFKRGKKVASLEDPPALHEPIEQLVVFGSWVIGCWAEGIEVWKTETYEHYASLRPRPIEGSAANQIYTGVLCNMPTYLNKVFVGRCDGAIDIWNLRTGKLLHTLLPACPNPGPVTVVHPTPALSLIAVAHKSGALSIQNVDSGQLVLSLRTPSSQASPVTSITFRSDGLGAGHDGRKSGVMATTTSGSGDITMWDLNDGGRVAGILRGAHRVSGGELAQGVNRIEFLDGQPVLVSSGSDNSLRTWIFDETPFSPVPRPLHRRSGHSAAVSALDFLPSSSDGSESGGKWLLSASKDCSLWGLSLRKDSQHAELSQGSVERKAKQIGSAVNSDATSLDSLKAPEVTCVACSLNRDGGMGTATSGPIWSNPKSTSTDASNATGWESVVTGHRGDKLARTWFWGKKSAGRWTFETGDRTEVKSVAMSQCGTFALVGSAGGCIDLFNMQSGQYRQSFPPRALKSRGAKVNPSSSNGNHTKPVTGLMIDSLNRTVVSCSLDGKVKFWDLLSGTLIDELDWHPMAAVTGLRYSKGSELVAFSCDDLSIRVIDLETRKLVREFWGCVGQVNDFIFSNDGRWMIAASMDSVIRIWDLPTGHLIDIFRVSSTCVRLAMPSTGEFLATAHAGDIGVSLWSNRSLFMPVSTRNIEESAVQDVSIPTTSGESGAGPVEAAFSDIPQQLETEGPVLATEQLRHDMMTLSLVPKSRWQALLHLDSIRERNRPKEAPKAPEKAPFFLPSLLGTNGSELINGSNEAAELGSQATSAEAERSRVAKLQAATKIGLSGSPFSTLLNSGRQSGNFDPFIEHLKALPPAKADLEIRSLDPRVRDSHSELVDFVVGLTGRLKLRQDFELVNAWMAVFLKIHADTVSLCSRRNEPEYRLLQAALTSWTQEQRQEGKRLADLVGYCRGVVGFLRSARS; translated from the exons CGAAAATCAACCCGATCGTCGTATCCAACATGGATCAAAGATCTTCTCTCCATTCCGG ACGTTAGGTCTTGTGTCCCCGACCGCGGTCCCATTCACCAGTATTCGTCTAGGGAAATCAACCTTCCAAATCACCACGTCTGTGGGTCATTCCCTCCAAACATATGACTTACGCCGAGGCCTGAATCTGGTCTTTCTGAGTCGGCCGCAAACCCCCGACGTGATCACGGCAACCTGCGCATGGCAGGACCGCGTTTTCGCTGCTTGGGGTCACCCTCGGCCAGGAGCACCAGGTGGAGTGTGGGTATTCAAGCGTGGAAAGAAAGTGGCATCTCTCGAAGACCCTCCGGCTCTCCATGAGCCCATCGAGCAATTGGTTGTGTTTGGATCGTGGGTAATCGGCTGTTGGGCAGAAGGTATTGAGGTGTGGAAAACGGAAACCTACGAGCATTATGCCAGCTTACGACCCCGACCGATCGAAGGTTCGGCGGCAAACCAGATCTATACCGGGGTACTGTGTAATATGCCGACGTACCTCAACAAGGTCTTTGTTGGACGATGTGATGGGGCCATCGACATTTGGAATCTCCGGACGGGCAAGTTACTCCATACACTGCTTCCAGCATGCCCAAATCCCGGGCCTGTGACTGTCGTCCATCCGACCCCTGCCTTGTCCCTGATTGCTGTTGCCCACAAGAGTGGTGCTCTGTCGATCCAAAATGTTGATTCCGGACAGCTGGTCTTGTCCCTGAGAACCCCGTCGTCCCAGGCTTCACCAGTGACGTCGATTACATTTCGAAGTGACGGTCTAggtgctggccatgatggccggAAATCAGGTGTCATGGCTACTACAACTAGTGGTAGTGGCGATATCACCATGTGGGACTTGAACGATGGGGGCCGTGTCGCTGGTATCCTCCGCGGTGCACACCGCGTCTCTGGCGGGGAATTGGCCCAGGGCGTTAATCGCATTGAGTTCTTGGACGGACAACCGGTTCTGGTATCGTCAGGGAGCGACAATTCTTTGCGCACTTGGATCTTTGACGAGACTCCATTCTCGCCAGTTCCCAGACCCCTTCATAGACGAAGCGGACACTCCGCTGCGGTCAGTGCTCTGGACTTCCTGCCCTCATCTTCCGATGGATCCGAGTCCGGCGGCAAATGGCTGCTCAGCGCCAGTAAGGATTGTAGCCTCTGGGGCCTCAGCCTCCGCAAAGACAGCCAGCATGCCGAACTCTCTCAAGGCAGTGTGGAACGCAAGGCTAAACAGATAGGGTCCGCGGTCAACTCCGACGCCACATCACTTGACAGTCTCAAAGCTCCAGAGGTGACATGCGTCGCGTGCTCTCTCAACCGCGACGGTGGAATGGGCACTGCAACATCAGGCCCAATCTGGTCCAACCCCAAGTCCACCAGCACGGATGCTTCCAATGCCACCGGCTGGGAAAGCGTCGTCACCGGCCACCGAGGTGACAAGCTCGCGAGGACCTGGTTctggggaaagaagagcgcTGGGCGATGGACTTTTGAGACTGGCGATCGCACCGAGGTCAAG AGTGTTGCGATGTCGCAGTGTGGAACTTTTGCTCTTGTTGGGTCGGCAGGTGGTTGTATCGATCTGTTCAACATGCAGTCCGGGCAATATCGACAGAGTTTCCCACCTCGAGCTTTGAAATCCCGTGGTGCGAAGGTCAATCCCAGCTCCAGCAATGGAAATCATACCAAACCGGTGACGGGGTTGATGATCGACAGTCTGAATCGAACCGTCGTCAGCTGCAGTCTGGACGGCAAAGTCAAG TTTTGGGACCTCCTCTCCGGTACATTGATTGACGAGTTAGATTGGCACCCCATGGCTGCCGTCACTGGTCTTCGTTACAGCAAGGGGAGCGAGCTTGTCGCCTTCAGTTGTGACGATCTTTCAATCCGCGTGATTGATCTTGAAACGCGCAAGCTCGTCCGAGAGTTCTGGGGATGTGTCGGCCAAGTCAATGACTTCATATTCTCGAATGACGGGCGGTGGATGATCGCGGCTTCCATGGACTCGGTGATCCGAATTTGGGATCTGCCCACAGGCCATCTAATTGACATTTTCCGGGTGTCCAGCACCTGTGTCCGACTCGCCATGCCATCTACTGGAGAGTTTCTGGCCACTGCACACGCAGGTGATATCGGTGTTAGCTTGTGGAGTAACCGCAGCCTATTCATGCCTGTTTCGACCAGAAATATTGAAGAAAGCGCTGTCCAGGATGTCAGCATCCCCACTACATCTGGGGAAAGCGGCGCGGGACCTGTTGAAGCTGCCTTTTCCGATATTCCTCAGCAGCTCGAAACAGAAGGTCCAGTGTTGGCGACTGAGCAACTTCGCCACGACATGATGACACTCAGTCTTGTCCCCAAGAGTCGATGGCAGGCACTGCTTCATCTAGACTCCATCAGG GAACGAAATCGGCCGAAGGAGGCTCCCAAGGCGCCTGAAAAGGCacctttcttcctcccctcTCTCTTGGGTACAAACGGCTCCGAGCTCATTAATGGAAGCAACGAGGCTGCTGAGTTGGGTTCGCAGGCCACCAGTGCGGAGGCAGAGCGCTCTCGGGTTGCCAAGTTGCAGGCCGCTACTAAGATTGGCCTCTCAGGTTCTCCCTTCTCAACGCTACTAAATTCTGGTCGGCAATCTGGCAACTTCGACCCCTTCATTGAGCATCTCAAAGCTCTACCTCCGGCCAAAGCGGACCTGGAGATCCGCTCATTGGATCCTCGGGTGCGCGATAGCCATTCCGAACTAGTCGATTTTGTCGTCGGTTTAACTGGGCGCTTGAAGCTCCGGCAAGACTTTGAATTGGTCAATGCCTGGATGGCCGTATTTCTCAAGATCCACGCTGATACTGTGTCGTTGTGTTCTCGCCGAAATGAGCCTGAGTATCGCCTTTTGCAGGCGGCTCTGACTTCGTGGACACAGGAGCAGCGGCAGGAAGGAAAGCGACTGGCCGACCTGGTGGGATACTGTCGCGGCGTGGTGGGCTTCCTGCGGTCCGCTCGTTCATAG
- a CDS encoding uncharacterized protein (ID:PFLUO_000846-T1.cds;~source:funannotate), translating to MERFVSSNPDFGLLSPRDQALAIASWLQTNDFTGIEPGREYYSLEHNFLGLALKSPGHNSLPLISAAIYCYVAQGLHLDARPCGFPFHVHVIIRPQPGYDMNGRSLAETEEEDPMYLDPFRGARETPVLDLRNQLTFLGAPSTHQPALLGDSPASDILLRCGKNILNSVYSMPHSSSHTTPVDVVSAKYAALWSIMLLSGDARRMDLRHQLPLLMEMFATDFPSDIFLVEQYIVPLFDGLFEHEHILESLHVMRAVDEIPKQVRKRSAGNKHIRYRVGQVFRHRRYKYRAIITGWDSECGAGEQWMRRMGIDRLQAGRHQSFYHVLVEDRSVRYVAEENIELILPHVSELPESLMAIAGKHFKRWDEDTRTFVSNVRDEYPED from the exons ATGGAGCGATTCGTCTCCTCCAATCCGGATTTCGGACTCCTAAGCCCCCGTGACCAGGCACTGGCTATTGCATCGTGGCTGCAGACGAATGATTTCACGGGCATTGAGCCAGGGCGAGAGTATTATTCTCTGGAGCATAACTTCCTTGGATTAGCCTTGAAAAGCCCGGGACATAACTCACTTCCACTGATCTCAGCGGCGATATACTGCTACGTGGCCCAGGGGCTTCACCTGGATGCTCGCCCTTGCGGGTTCCCATTTCATGTGCATGTCATCATTCGTCCACAGCCGGGGTATGATATGAATGGCCGCAGTCTGGCagagaccgaggaagaagacccgATGTATCTGGATCCGTTTCGGGGCGCCCGAGAGACTCCCGTTTTAGATCTACGAAATCAACTGACCTTCCTTGGGGCACCCAGCACGCATCAGCCCGCCCTTCTGGGCGATTCCCCGGCCTCGGACATACTTCTGCGCTGCGGCAAAAACATCTTGAACTCGGTCTATTCCATGCCTCATTCAAGTTCTCACACCACTCCCGTAGACGTGGTCAGTGCCAAATATGCTGCGCTTTGGTCAATCATGCTCCTCTCGGGCGATGCTCGGCGGATGGACCTCCGGCACCAACTGCCGTTGCTTATGGAAATGTTTGCCACTGATTTCCCCTCTGATATTTTTTTGGTGGAGCAGTATATCGTGCCTCTCTTTGACGGCCTCTTTGAACATGAACACATATTGGAAAGCCTCCACGTTATGCGAGCAGTGGATGAGATCCCCAAGCAAGTTCGAAAACGCAGCGCAGGGAACAAGCATATACGGTACCGGGTGGGCCAGGTGTTCCGGCATCGTCGCTACAAATATCGAGCCATCATCACTGGTTGGGATTCGGAATGCGGCGCTGGAGAGCAGTGGATGAGAAGAATGGGCATTGATCGCCTCCAGGCTGGTCGGCACCAGAGTTTCTACCACGTTCT GGTGGAGGATCGGAGTGTTCGCTAcgtggcggaggagaatATCGAACTCATCTTGCCGCATGTCAGCGAACTGCCCGAGAGCCTGATGGCCATTGCCGGGAAGCACTTTAAGCGATGGGATGAAGATACCAGGACATTTGTGAGCAATGTGCGCGATGAATATCCGGAGGACTGA